The Caretta caretta isolate rCarCar2 chromosome 10, rCarCar1.hap1, whole genome shotgun sequence genome has a window encoding:
- the COXFA4L3 gene encoding normal mucosa of esophagus-specific gene 1 protein, whose translation MANLGFFQMLRKNKELIPLVGFVGFAAVGALSASLYFLRTKSDVIVNKSGNPEPWENVNPNQSQKFISINQEWKSIEELEKVKKIMK comes from the exons ATGGCCAACCTGGGCTTTTTCCAAATgctaaggaaaaacaaagaa CTCATTCCTTTGGTTGGTTTCGTGGGCTTCGCAGCAGTTGGGGCTCTAAGTGCTTCTCTGTATTTCCTACGCACGAAAAGTGATGTGAT CGTTAACAAGTCTGGCAATCCAGAACCTTGGGAAAATGTGAATCCTAACCAGTCTCAAAAG tttatATCAATCAACCAGGAGTGGAAATCCATAGAGGAGCTGGAGAAGGTCAAAAAGATAATGAAGTGA